Genomic DNA from Vanessa atalanta chromosome 17, ilVanAtal1.2, whole genome shotgun sequence:
GTGTAGCTTGACCCGGATAAATGTCCTCAATATTGCATTTGGGGTAGTGCACTTCATAGTTGCGAAACTTCGGTGACGCGTTCTGCATATTTTATGTACTCCTAGTAACTTGCAAAAAGGAAAGACCATTGTTATCttgaaaattattgaataccTACCCGTTCCAGCTTCGCAAGGGTTCATAAGACGTTAGGGTCtacataaaaagtttatattgagAGACGaacgtacaaatatatattttttgggtcATGGCCTTCCCTTGTGCACGCAGAACAATACACCATACTGTCTTCATGAGTGGATTAATAGATTAAGAACGCAtagattgattttaatttattaagaaggtGAGAAATTTTATCCTTAAAACTGATAAAAATGTCGCTTTTCTTATGAAAAAACTTAAccacaagtaaataaaataagaaatgttaTTATAGGTAAGCTGCCTACATATTACGTCAGCTATAAATTTTTTGTAAGCGTTGACCTTCTGATTTTACTACTAAGCTCGGGATCACACCAAGCTTTGGAACGCGAGatatctgaaaaaatattaataaatatatatatttatttatttatttatttatttgtatacaaaataaaaaaaatactactgcAAATATACAAATTGAGGTGGCCCTAGTTTGGACCATACTACTACTAGCAAGCATAAATATTTAGCAACCCACATTTTATTTCTACCTTTTACTTTTGTACTTGGTGAAAAAACTAAGgaacacaaaaacaaaacaaattatcttcatacaatttaaaagtttaacaaaaGAGCACATCTCGTTGCTCAATATTTTGAATTGAGTTGTCGTTATGAaggaataaatgaaaataatgagtCGTCCCTGAAAAGAAAGTAATTATAGTAAATTGCTCCACGTCAGTACAAACCTCAGAGACAGACTTTCGGGATTAATTTGgatactacaaaaaatattttcttttaatgtgaAATGGAAGCTATCCCGTTAAAAAACAGGTTCTTATAATAACGGAAAATCAAAGTATTAATAGTATCCATAGAATTATGAGTAcacgttgaaaaaaatatccaaaaatatcGATATACTATGTACGAAACATCGTTATAATTAATTGGGCTTTcacattctaaatttgaaaagtttatatcacggtttaaaaatagttacggtAAACATCAGGTTTATAAATCAAAAGGTGCAATACACAGCCGAGTGACCTAAAAGCCTCGACATCTAGGGCGCCTTTTAGCTCGTCTGTCTGCAGAAATAGACACGCCGATATCTTTTATCACCAATGCCAATTTTAGTCGTCTTTCACGAATCTTCTTGGAAAACGTTTACTATTCTGGGTAATATTTAAGGATTTCTAAATCAGCCTTTTCGTTttgattatacatattaaagttATCGTCATCTTATTGTTGTTGTGTTATTAACACCTCTACTTATGACTCTCTCGTCTAATGGTTTTTGATAGACCCGTCTGGTGACTATATTTTTccttaatgatattatttacaaaatcatataaatacgaAACTGATTATTTAATAGCATTAGTATGATATCACTCATAATCGCGCTTAGGGcgatttaagtataaatatatagtataagttttataatgaaatatttaaggcTTACAGATAAAGTCGATATTAAGCGTTAGTAGGATAAGAATAACATAactatcagtatttttttaatcttataaataataacatactttCAACTAacgtgaatataaatatatattgtgacaGTTACTACGTGAACGATAAAATAAGTGTCAAATGTGTTTATTGTTTCAGGTGAATAACCATCAGTAGCGAGATGAAATCTTGGGGCGAAGCGCTATGGCGGAGTGCTTCTGCAAACTTCTCGCGCGTGGGTCGGCTGCGGCGAGCGCTTTTGCTTCTGGCTGCTGCGGCTTGTACCGCTGCAGCTGTTCTTTACTGGCGACAACAAACTGATGACTCTGCGCATCGACCTTTGCACTCTATGTTTGCgtgagtatttttaaatttgcatgTTGTTTTATAGACTTAGATGaactaaaataatgatttaaatttatgataaatttcttaaattaagaAAGTTTtgcttaataacaatttatgtttTAGGGGTGTGGAGCCGCAATGGTCATGGATCTGTCGGAACGATCGCTGTGAAAGGCTTTTAGCATCAGAAACAAATGTACTTCAGTCTCTTCCAACTTGCAATATGCTATGCGCTTCCACACAACTATGGCCACAGCCCACTGGTCCCGTCAGCTTGGCCACTGCTGCCATCCGCGTGCGTTCTAGTGGATTGTCTCTCCAAGTGCTGGCCTCTCCCTCTCGGGATGTAACCGAGCACCTAAATGACGCCTTTATCTTGATGCGCGATGACTTAAAAACACTGGAAAAATCCGCTGCCATAGAGAACAGACGATCTGACTCAGCGACACGTGACGTGCTCGTCCGTGTAACCGTTAACGGAACCGGTGATCCGCGCATGAGACAGGATACAGACGAGAGTTACAAGCTAGCTCTTCGACCAGCTGGAAAATCTTTAGTCGTCGATATAACTGCACACTCTTTTTGCGGTGCCCGACATGGCTTCGAAACTTTGTCACAATTGATTTGGTTAGATCCTTATGCGGGCTCACTCTTAATTTTGGAAGCAGCTACTATTGATGATGCCCCTAAATTTCGATATCGTGGACTTCTTCTCGATACAGCACGAAATTATTTTCCTGTTAGTGATATACTACGTACAATTGATGCAATGGGCGCAAGTAAAATGAACACCTTTCACTGGCATGTTAGTGATTCTCAATCATTTCCTTTAAGATTGCAAAGCGCTCCACAATTAGCGCAACATGGAGCGTATGGCCCTGGAGCTGTGTACACGACTGACGATGTACGAGCTATCGTCAGAAAAGCCAGATTACGTGGAATACGTGTTCTAATAGAAGTAGACGCGCCAGCACACGTGGGGCGAGCTTGGACTTGGGGCCCAGGTGCAGGATTAGGTCACTTAGCTCATTGTGTTGAACTGGAACCGTGGAGTACATATTGTGGTGAACCTCCTTGTGGACAATTGAACCCGCGAAATCCCCACGTATATTCACTACTAGAGCGCATATACGCAGAAATTATCCAACTTACCGGCGTTGATGATATTTTCCACCTAGGAGGTGACGAAGTATCAGAACGCTGTTGGGCACAACATTTTAATGATACGGATCCAATGGAGTTATGGTTTGAATTTACACGACGTGCAATGCTTGCCTTAGAAAAAGCTAATGGAGGAAAAGCACCGGATTTAACTTTCCTCTGGTCTTCACGTTTAACTCATACGCCATACCTCGAACGCCTGGACAAAAAACGATATGGAGTCCAAGTGTGGGGCTCTTCACGATGGCCGGAATCTCGAGCCGTACTAGATGCAGGGTATCGTTCGGTTTTATCACATGTTGATGCTTGGTACTTGGACTGTGGATTTGGTTCCTGGCGAGACAGCTCTGATGGGCACTGTGGACCATATCGTTCGTGGCAACAAATCTACGAACACAGGCCATGGATAGAAGAAATACCGTCAGTTGCCACCGGAGTTGAGCCTTGGAGAGTTGAAGGTGGAGCGGCATGTCAATGGACGGAACAGCTAGGTTCTGGAGGCTTAGACGCCAGAGTTTGGCCGAGAACTGCGGCACTGGCAGAGCGATTATGGTCCGACCGTGTTGAAGGCGCCACGGCAGATGTTTATCTTAGACTAGATACGCAACGATCACGTCTATTAGCCAAAGGCATTCATGCAGCTCCTTTGTGGCCTCGCTGGTGTTCTCACAACCCTCACGCCTGCCTTTAGCAGTCAGCCATAGACGTACTTTCATAAATTCGGTTAACTAGCACCGATTTATGTAACGATAGCTGCCTCAGCAGAACTCCctattgagatatttatatagCTTCAAACTGTTTGGTAGTGATTGATGAAATTATTCTCCTATGTAAAGTGTTAGATCGATGAAGTTTGTTGtacataataatcataaaatcttattagtttaattaacatttagtttaaaaaactgTACAGCGCTTTATTATACTTAGCAGAAACTTAATaactcatataaatatttgtagaatAAGTGAAATGTACttgttataatactaatatgaaatacgtttaaattatataacatagttattatttaaatgtagataGGATGTATTTGACTGCCAATTTAGTCACAATTTTAATTGCAATCGCAATCGCCTCCGACTAGGAGTTAAGGAAAGTGTCATAAAACAcacaacatttaataaatgaacaCAAATAGTATATAGgaataatttgttaaacatttcgtttatataattaaggtaaACTAACATATTACATGCATatcttaattaaacaaaaatacaatattatgaaaCTGTTACTCTTAAATGTAATATGTACCCAGGGATAATATTAGAAcccaataattattacattactatATCTGTACAATTTAATCTCACAGCAGTAAAGTAGGTACCAAAAGTGAGGATTGTTTTGCAATCCAAATAAccttaaatgtcattttttagGATATAATACAAACGCCGTTCTAAAAACCTAATATGTTTTTCAACTTATTGTtgactatttaataaaacagagctgaaaaatatgtttaattaaatatatattggttttaatagatttaagtatatataataaagatcatATAATAAccgataattattaaatatttgatatataacttccgattataatttagttgataccacagttatatttataaccaaTACTGTTTTAGTACAAAACTTTACAGcatttgttagtaaaatatttgcaaattacTAAATGAGAGATGGTAATTAgacttgttatataaattaataatttagtaattcatagttcttttaaatgtaattaaaattatatttttaagcattagAAACATgacaaaatacttattaaatttcgtTAGGGCATTCTAGTTTCTTTACTTGTACTTTGGATgccgtttaattaataatattaaatatttacggcCAGTAGCCAACATCAATTGAATAcggacatatttaaatatatcatcacattttaatgctttaaataatataaaactgtatGTATTAGACTTTTGGGAATATAATgttttacgttaaaaaaatattacaacttgtgcaaaatgtaaaaaagtcttagatactaaattaattatctgtgtCAAGTtgggtaatattttatttatattttatacctattaTAATGCTCAAAATTACTCGCATCTAAAGACAAATCGTTACTagacgaaaatataaattttaccttGAGGCAAGCAGTGCTTTTTCGTAAAACATTATAGCAGTATAcaagacagatttttttttaatcataatcacAACAAATGTTTGAAACATTTCGTTCAGTAACGGTGTTGATAAAGTTAAGTCCTCTGATATCATAAATCACATAACTTGTAGCGACACATGTATTGGagtaatattttgaattgcTAAACTGCAATTAACTCTAAAACATATAGTAGTTTGtgttagattttatatttctcgAACTTTAGATTTGTCAATTACAATTTAACTCAAGTCTATAAACGCATTTCTGATAATGTATGCTATCTAAattgagataatattataatgtcaataacctgttaattttacaattttagcgTAATGTCAACGCGAACGTGCTATATTTTTAGGGCCACTAATTTTTCACACATTTAATTTTTGACAATATTGTTATACAATAACTGTTGTTAAAGTAATTGTCGAGTCATCCCTGTTAAACGTGACATTGGCTGAATTAATTGacagaaaaaaatgtaacttgTGATTTAAATACCAGCCcttgtattaaaagtatttcttttaaaagtacGTATAAAAATTTATCGGCAAAACATTTTTTGCATATTCGGACTACACCCGTCGGAATCACTTTTTAATAGACTTCTTAACTCTTTAATACTCAGTTAAACTTTAATCACATTTAGAGTATTTTCGGATAaaatcctttaatttttttttttttttgtaaatcgttttataatatttaattatattgtatcatgttaatatataaactggcacaattttgtacattttgtaaGTAATGTTTGGTGCTATAGTGATTTTGTGGTGTActtctatgaaataaataagctgaaattattttggtattttatttaaagataagagagccgagatggcccagtggttagaacgcgtgcatcttattatatgaaccgatgatttcgggttcaaacccaggcaggcacatGTTCAGGcaggtgtttataattcatctcgtgctcggcggtgaaggaaaacatcgtgaggaaacctgcatgtgtctaatttcaacgaaattcagccacatgtgtattccgccaacccgcattggagcagcgtggtggaatatgctccaaaccttctcctcaaagggagaggaggcctttatcccagcagtgggacatttacgggctgcttatttaaaataaaacgctttcatcaaaataataaattaataaaatgtattaatcgaaaatatcataaaacaaaacaggATGAATTGCattcatttttttctaaaaatgttaCTTAATCTTCGGCTGCGAGGTGTaccctgaaaaaaaaattacgttcaatttatttaactgaGGCTTGaggaaaatacaatacaatgaatttcatattttctatattagtgTAAGTTCATTTGTGGTAGtttatacgtattatttttcACGATAgcgaaatgaaataatttaaatcaaatctcCAACCGCTTTTCGACACTTCGCTTAGAACATAACTGTTGCGGGTTGCGTAAAGAATCTTAGAATGAGATTGAAAGAAGAAGGTTAGAgatgaaataagtatttaatattttattcaacttaTAGACAGaaatatgtcataaaattataaatataaaaacttacttcTGTTGTATCATTTTTAGAAGAACGAAATAGCGATCGAATTCGTGATGGCGTGCTCGTCTTGCGGGAAGCTGAAGGATCTACTTCCACTCGAAGCGACTGGCGTAGTTCGGAGTCCTGAAGCataggaaataaatttaaattaataatactaactaATATCTCAACtgattttagaaattatttcgatttaaaGTCAAGCTCAAAATAGAAtcaagtataataaatacttgGTCAATGATTGACAAAAATCTACCATTAcggaaataaatactttaaaccaGACATGCTTTATGTGCGAAGTTTCTGTTAAATAACCTGGAAGCAATATTTACATTCCCAATATCtgtttaatatgttttgtaGATAACAATTTACAGAATATCATAAAAGCATCTGAACTAAAAAATTCTcacgatatatgtatataaagagaAAATATCCAACAAAAGTTGATTCAAAATTTTGCCAAATTAAtgctttattatatacaacCTGAATTATTGTCTGATCTATAtgccatttaatatattaaacgcgTATGATTTAAACTCACAGTTGCCGAGAGTCTGCCCGCTTGTTTGCTGGGCGTCGGTGGTCCGGGTTTCTTGTACACCGTAATGCCCACTTCTTTCCTTTGTTTTCCTCCCAGCGACATATTTCCCGTAcactaaaaatcaaatattgttataagaGTAATGAAAACAATTGGATCTATCTTCGGAGCTCctcaaattcaatttattgtGCAAAGTATTAAATTCtgccaaaaaatattgttatgtcgAGGACTGCTATGGTAACGGGAATTACGTTGGTATGACTGTTTAGTTATAGACAAACTTAGTGTGACAACTCTTTCGATtttgagaatatattttatgtaaatgttagattttttcatatgtaaatataagctAGTTTCATTACCTGAACCAAACACAACTTAGATCTCATAGTTCGCTATACATGGCCATCGGCGTGACGTGAATTAAATATCTTTCACTGACAACGTGGCTTATTTGGCCGGTAGACGGTTCAGCTcagttatatttacataaaaatatacatagacaAAGCCTGCGGGACCACGTGGTTCCGGCGCAACGGAAGAGCGTCGAGCGCAGCGAGCACACAGCGGGCGCACCTTGATGTCGTCCTCGTGCACGGCGGGCGCGAACTGCGTCTCGGCGGGGTAGGAGCTCTTGAGGTGCGGCGGGCACAGCGAGTTCCGCCAGCGCAGCTCGGACAGGCGGCGCGGCTCGTGCGGCGTGCGCAGCTCGCGCAGGCAGCGGTTGTCGAACACCTCGCCCTCCTCGTCCGACATCTGCAGCGCACGCGCCTCCGCTGGAACGCGCCGCGGACACGTCATTAGCATCACACTATATTGACTCATTTCCATGAGAGGACGTTTTTCGATGCACATAAAAAATAGACAGATAGGTATCACAACATGTAAAAGTATCAATATTCCTAACCTGAATATTTATAACCTGTAAACTAAGTAGAGATGCAAAGactttcgtattttaaaataactagccGACTTACCTTTAGGGTTATTCTTAGAAACGGGCAAGGATCGTAGCGAGTGCGTGTCGGAGGGACGAGATGGCTCCTCCGGCTGAGGGGCGAGACCGGACtggaaaaatgtattatttccaCATCAGCactaatatagaatatattttaataatagaaaaactaGGCCCGTTTTTCCCCAGTATTTTctcatcataaataaaaaaaaaaaaacgaatacatttaaagtacgtatttttagtataaacaaAAGtgtaactatatcataaaaaaattatgatatagttacacggacgagtaaatgggccacctgattgtaagtgagcaccaccgcccaaagacaatggcgcgtattcatttcttacattgccactGCGCCACCTTCactgggaattaagatgttacatcctttgtgtctgtagttacactggctcactcacccttcaaaccggaacacgacattACTAAgtacttctgtttggcggtaaaatatttatggtgagtggatgatacctacccagacgggcttgcttgcacaaagccctaccaccaagtaaagttattaaattttataaaaactcaaCACCCAAAATATTACaagtttgataaaatttattatttatttatattaattaaagttatgtatgtacttttaaaattatcccTCAACCGCCGAGCATGAATTGAACTGTATGAGCACATAAAATATGCATGCTTATATTTCTCTAAGGACTATACATCCTCTTACATAAAACGTTTCTGATACATACCGAGTGCACGTGTTGTAACGACATCAGGGACCCATAATTTTGCTTCTTTCTTAACCAATCAGCTTCGTCCTTCTTGACTAGGAACTTTTCTCCGACATTCCAAAGGTCCGTTGTCAGACTTTTGATGTGTTCCTCATACGCCCTACTCGACTCACGCAACTTGTGGTGGGCTTTCTGCAGTTCCAATTCAAGAGACTCTACTTCCTCTCTATGTTTCTCCTTAAACAATGCTATCTGCTCGTGACAGAGTTGTTTCTGAAATCGAAtatcacaattaaattttacttaacacAAAAATCTACGGATTTTTAGGATGTtgcgttataaatatttattgtatatccCTGAAACCATGCTGACAAATAAGCTAAGATGCAAAATAAATCATGCTCATGCTTATATAAAAGTTCTAGTTACCTTTTCGAGTCGCCGTAAGgcataaattcaaaaatatactaaactaCATTATGCTTTAATGAACActctatattaaaacaatgtaaataaaacaaaagcatccattaaaacatactttattaaataaataagacttcACAAGTCGTCACAGCGAGTAAGCCACACcgagtcaaaatcaaaatatcattcACCAATAGTCCATTTGCAAGTAGAACCACCACACCACCTGATAGGCAAGTATCAAGAACAGTATGGGGAGGATACTGACCATTTTCGCCTTCATCCTGTTGAGTTTGTCCTCGTATTCCGCTCGGACCTCCATCACCGTTACGGATTGAGGATCTTTAGCACCCTCTCCTTTCTGCGCTCGGGCTACTTCTTCTAAAAGCTTCTGGAATGAATTTTGTAACTCGTCCAATTGGACTTCCAAACTCGTATTCTGGAAGCTGCCAGACGCCAGGGACACTCGGTCGACGTCACTTGTAAACGCCTGTTTAATCTTTTCCGCGGATATTGTCCTCGAAATGCAACGCTCGATCCATCTCTCCAGATTCAACGCACATTCGGATAAATCCTGCATCACCGCAGCATATCCTCTTTCCAATTTACACATCATGGAGTCCGTTATATGGCCGTCGAGACTCAATATCTCTCGTCTGACTGTCCGCTGTAGAGATATAACTCTGCTCAGTTTTTGAGTGTACAATTCCCTCACAGAATTAAACGTCTTAATGCTGACGGACAATTCCGTTAGGAACTTCctcatgtttattatttctgatTCGTTAATCCTATTAACGTCGCTCAACCTATCTCTTTCTTTTTGCAATGTGACCTGTTTCTCCGAACAACGCCGTATGTGCCTCTCGGTAGTTTCCAAGAAGTTCTCCAAGTCTTCCATTGTGATCGTGCCTGCGTTTAAGCTCCTTCTGATGTCATTATCGGAATTTGAATTTCCGAAGTTCGTCAACTCCTTCAGTACTGTGTTCGACTTGATTTCTGCTATTCTCTTTAATATTATAGCTTGGTACTTGGCGGAGACTTTTATAATTTGACTAGCTCTGTTTTCAGTGACGCTCATTTTGGTCACTTGCTTTTTGAGTTCAGCTATTTCTTCGTTCTTTTggtgaacaattttttttagttgattCGATAGTTGCTGGCAGTTTTCTTTGCTCATTTCCAAGTCCTTGGAAACGTCTAGAAGTTTGTTTTCAGACTCAGCtatcaatgattttaaatagGTTATATCACTTTGAAGGGTTGTAATGGTCCGGTTTTTGTCATGAATGATTTTTTCTAAGTCAGATATGGTTTTGTAGCTTTCTATGGACGAATGTATGTCTGAAGAAGTGTTATCTACCTGTAGGTGAAGGTCGCGGTGATTTGTGTCAGCTTGTCCAGAACATTTGGGACATGATTTATCTTGACTTACAACAGCaactaaaagaaaaaagtataaaatgtagTGTAATATATTTGGATAagcttaaaaatagttattgagaTCAGTTGAtcccaattatatttaaatatcagccaACTTACAAGTCTCAATTTGCCCCATCGCTTTACATAGTTCTTCATTTTCTTTCCTTAATGTCTTAATTATTCCCTCTTGCTGGTTCCTTTCATTCAACTTgttcgtaataattttaatgtccgTTTCTCGTATTTTTACTTGGGTTTTCAAATCATCAACGGAATCTTGTAATTGTTTCAattgttcatttaaattatttatcaaagcaTCCTTTTCTTCTTTAATTTCAGTTAAGATTCTGTCTCTCTGAGTCACTTCCTCGGAGACTTTAGATGtcaatgttttaatttcttCTTGAAGAATATTTATCTCTTTTTGACGATTTTCAAGTTCAGTTTCTGCTTTACCTTGATATTCCTCTAAAATAGAACATTTGTTTGcgagatttattttttctttgatattGTCCTCATTTTGCTGTGTCATTTGTGAATGTAAAAACtcttctaatttcaaaatttctgtaaaaaaaattgtaaatatacttgAAAAATTTGTATaagctaaatatattatttattaaattataaattatcctAAAGTACCTAAATTTTTCTCTTTGATTACTTCAAGGAGTTGTACATTTTCGTTCTTCAATTCTGTACAAACTTCATTTTGTTCAGTAATATGTTTTTCTAAATCTGCCTTTAATTCAGTAATTTCATTCACACATTTACTTCTATCTGATTCTATAACTTCTTTTTCTtccattattttctttattcgtTCTTCGAGGTCATGCATTTTCATGTCCATTTCATTGTTttcttttgatttgatttcaagtAAAACTTCTAAATCGTTTGCATGTTTACATTGCTTTCCCAAATCGTCGTCTAatcgttttaatttactttcgAATTCAACTTCAATgctgtcttttttaattttccactCATTGCTTTTTTCTTCTAACAAAACAATAtctgaaatatgaaatattttaaacgattattatttataaatactttaagaacatcaattgtttttttaataatataatatgttttacctTCTTTATGTTTCTCCAACTTCTcaatcaaatgtttattttcatcgTTCAAGGTATCAATTTTACAAGTCTTTTCTAGAACACCTTGCtctaatgatataattttgtcattaagttggttaatttgtaatttaaaatcattttctaTAATTTCTTTTTCCTTGCGCACATCACTTAAATCTTTAAACACTGTATCAAATGCTGTCTTcgctttaatttcattttctctTAGTTCTCTTTCAAATTTACTTCTTTCAGAGTCAATTACAGCTTTCACTGTAGTTAGTTCCCTTTCTAAAGCTTCATTTGATTTAACATGTTCAGATATGACATTATTAAGACTATTTTTCTGGTCTTCCATGACAGATTCAGTAActgttatcatatttttaagcaCAAGTCTTTCAGATTCAAATTCCGTTATGAGTTTATcctgattttgtttttgaattgtaAAATCATCTTCTAAGGATTTCAGAGCTAGAATAGTAAAAATATctcttaataataatgatggcTTTCTACAACATAAGCGCacggaaatattttttgtaatcaacAACAAACATTATCTATGTTTATATGATAAGACACAAAGTTAATCACATTCTATATTGAAAAATGAATCATAGTTTGATTGTAACtgatagtaaaaataatgttgGGATgactattgttatataaaagttaCCTTTATTTTTGTCTTCTATCGTATTTTGTAATCTTTCCTTTTCAACCCTCATTACTTCTAATTCTGttgttttctcttttaaataattggttAGCTTCGATATCATCATATTCAAATTATCGATCTGATTCTCATACGTTTCCTTCAGTTTGTCCGTCAAATTCTCGTTATCAACAAGTTTGTCTTTCAGAGAATGAACTTTGGCATCTAACTGAACTTTAAGATCATTTAGCTCAATATTAAGCGATTGGTTTTCAGACTGTAACTGCGCAATTTCGCTTACTTTTGACTCTATTAAGGTGTTATATGAGTCATTTTGTTTAGAGAACTCTGTAaagtatcatttttaattttaatgatcgatgtttatattttaatagttattaattctattatcattttttaaagtattatattgaaataactatCCTACCTGGATACTTTTTTaggcatataaaaataaatgaattatgcTAATTCTACAGTTAATAAAGACTGTACTATGATAATGTAGCTGGTGATTATTTTGTCCAGTATTTTCTCATGggtttttttctcattttaaaatttaaatatgtaggaATATATTTAGTCAAATAATGGTGGTACCTTCAACATggctgtataatatttataaataaaaaacaactaacactataaatgcgaaaataac
This window encodes:
- the LOC125070225 gene encoding probable beta-hexosaminidase fdl yields the protein MKSWGEALWRSASANFSRVGRLRRALLLLAAAACTAAAVLYWRQQTDDSAHRPLHSMFAGVEPQWSWICRNDRCERLLASETNVLQSLPTCNMLCASTQLWPQPTGPVSLATAAIRVRSSGLSLQVLASPSRDVTEHLNDAFILMRDDLKTLEKSAAIENRRSDSATRDVLVRVTVNGTGDPRMRQDTDESYKLALRPAGKSLVVDITAHSFCGARHGFETLSQLIWLDPYAGSLLILEAATIDDAPKFRYRGLLLDTARNYFPVSDILRTIDAMGASKMNTFHWHVSDSQSFPLRLQSAPQLAQHGAYGPGAVYTTDDVRAIVRKARLRGIRVLIEVDAPAHVGRAWTWGPGAGLGHLAHCVELEPWSTYCGEPPCGQLNPRNPHVYSLLERIYAEIIQLTGVDDIFHLGGDEVSERCWAQHFNDTDPMELWFEFTRRAMLALEKANGGKAPDLTFLWSSRLTHTPYLERLDKKRYGVQVWGSSRWPESRAVLDAGYRSVLSHVDAWYLDCGFGSWRDSSDGHCGPYRSWQQIYEHRPWIEEIPSVATGVEPWRVEGGAACQWTEQLGSGGLDARVWPRTAALAERLWSDRVEGATADVYLRLDTQRSRLLAKGIHAAPLWPRWCSHNPHACL